ggagggggaaagtaataaaagagatgaCTTGACCGGGaggggggggcatttcagggttagagagaaacctcgtgctagggaaattctcaggaatccataaggatgatcTCAtccaagactcctagcaatagtggtgagggtccTGAGCTGGCtatctcctgtaatcagagtgGTGACTGcccaaattgtcatcagagatcctTTATCTAGTAACttatggaagcggatgcagagatacAAAACCAAGTACTGGGTCAAGCACCTGGAGTCttgctgaagagaggaaagagggattgtatgagccggtgggtcaagatcatgatgggggacctacagagacagctgacctcagGTCATGTGCTGCGAGCTGCAGGAAAACATGGTGGAATTCAGCAattatcacaaaagctactacttggaaaagtcaaggacttctccaaaggtcaagccatggttTAAGAAGTCTTAGTGATATTGTAGCTTTTATATATACATTAGTTGGTTCCTAAAAAGAAacatgattttcttgtgtgcttcaaagaactcctaacagtgtatttatctaaaatgcctatcaagcatccaaggccaagtGAAACAACAcatgtctcctaggtcaggtggataacttatttcttgtgcaatttcgggtgagaccctcctttcttgtacaaccttactaatagacccctaacttcttacctaaccacttctcagAAAGTAGACTGAGTacatagatcccctttttgaTGTACTAACCAGACATTAACACTCAGTTGACGTCTTTTATCACTCCCATTTtgaatgtaaaagaaagcctggtggtcactgcctaaGGACACTTCTTATGActctgtagaattcaagcctggtgaccttccTCAgcaagaggattgctattgcttgggctTATTACTGTATTCCAGGGAGACTTAGGAAAAACAtagagaactgagagaataaggagacagagaagagaaaagaaaatggaagaactacatcggtaagaacttgagaggaacaaactgagaggGGGAAggactagattgaagagctagaaGAGAATACTACagggacaagatggaagatgaggaagaaccatatggggaagaacaagatgggagagaaggacatgggagaggagctgagatgggaaatAACAAGAGGATgggaacctagaaggggcagaactagttGAAGGAATTTaaatagaacctagaggggacagcagatatatatagagagaaatcaggcaagaaaggagctaaaaatgagagcagaacagaagctgtgtagagagagaactgacacagaataataaagtgtatggactaaggagtttcgtgtacatagatccATGTCTTTTcctcaaagattaattatcagctgcttgtagattcttcccagaccctggcaGGAACTATCGAGTGGCTGGACCCACAGAGTCCTCAATACTCGTGGCAGCTCAGGAACTCtcgactgacagctagggagccagcatgggaccaaactaggccctctgcatgtgtgtgacacttGTATAGATTAGTCTTTTTGTGGGGCTCCTACCAGTGGAactaggacctgtccctggtgcatgagctggctttggggaacccattccccatgctgggctgcctcgcccagccttgatgcagggagaggagcttggtcctgcctcaacttgatgtgccacaCTTTGTTCacacccatgggaggtctgcccctgTCTGAATGGAGACTgaagaggagtggataggggtgtAGAGCGGAGGTGAGTGTGGGGACAAGAGGGGAGAGCAATGGGAAACTTAAGTCAGGAGGTAAAATAAGtggaaaattaataattttcaaaaaaaatagtCTGCCATTTCATACAATTTCATCCTTCAAAACctacacaaaatttcccaaagaaaAGGCATAAGGAAACCCCTATAACACATCACGAGAACCACTGAAAATGAAACTTGAAAGGTGCTGGAGAATTGTGATCACAAGGTCAGAGTGCTGCAGCTTTGCACAGCCTCGGTGACAGCCATGTGGACAAATGCCAAGGCAAGGGAATGGATGTGCTGTTTGAATAAAAACAGTCAGCATggggggctgaaaagatggctcagtggttaagggcactgactgctttcccaaatgacccgggttcaaatcccagcacccacatggcagccaacaactgtctgtaactccaacctctgacactctcacacagacttGCATGAAGgcaaaaaatttcaaaacttaaaaaaaaaagtcagcataGGCTCATCAGTTTGAAAGCTCAGTCACCAGGAAGTAGCATTGTTTGAAAAGATAAGGAGctatggccttgtgggaggaagtatggagtaggctttgaggtttcaaaagcccaggccaagcccagagtctccctCTCTGCATACAGATGAGGATCTAGtgctcagctgctgctcccaTGCCTCCCTGTGTAGCACCATGCTTCTGTGCCAGGAGGACAATGGACCAAACCCCTGAAATTGTAAGTAAGCCACCAATCAAAAGCTCCCCATCAGAAGAGTTCCTTTGGTCATGTTGTGCCTTCACAGTGATAAAACAGTGAGTAAACACAGATACCTGCAGACGATGGGATTTCACTCAGCTGCAACTCAGAAAACTGCAATTTGCAAGTATGCAGTAGAAGGCGGTAAACATTGTACTGAGAGAAGCAGGGCAGACCCGAAAAGACACATGTTGCATGTTCTCCCtaacaggtggatctcagtgctGAGTATTTAAacttgtgtgtatttattttgaagaACTTGAAGAATCTAGAAAACAAGAAAGGGGCCATTggtagagggaagaagaaaaacctTAAGGGAGACAGCATAGCAGAACGCAGGTGATATTAAAGGGGAtatgaaggaaagaggagggaggtcTGACCAGGGAGAGCACGGGAACATGGGGCGGAAGCAGAGCAGGGGAGCAGATAGCTAAAATAAGGATGTCCTTAAAAGCCACATGGAAATCAGCTATTTTATATGCTTGctaaatattttgtgtatataggCATGTGTatagatatgtgtgcatgtatatgtacacatatccaTATAAAAATGTGTAAGTAGAGTTACCCTACACATGGAATTATTCTAGTAGGAATTAAATGTGATCAAAACTGATAGTATGTACATCTCAAAGGTCTTAGGGGAGGGAGAAATAGTAGAGATGATGGAGGGTATGTCCTAAGATACCAGTGGAGGTAGGAAGAAAACGAGCTAGAGGAGCAAGGAGGTACAGGAAAGGCACTGGAAAAGGGATCAGTCTAAAGACCAATGCCACAGATGTAATAGAATATCTCAATTAAACACATTTTCTGATCAAAAgataaatcaaaagaaagaagataggTGCTGTGCttgagaaggaaacacacaccGGAGCGTGGATGTTGCTCACAGGCTCAGTGGGAGAGGACCATtctaagaaaacaagacagaCTAGGGGACTCTATGTATGAGAGGGAGTAGAGATGCAGCACATGAAGCTGAGTTTGAGACTCTGACTGGGGGGAAAGACATTAAGAAAGAAAGACTCAAATGAAATAATCAAAGGTGGGATCAGGTAGACAGTTCATACTCTGTTGGAGGTGCACAAGCAGACCGGAAACTCAATTAGTTGCAGGTGTTATATATGGCAGGATGAGGAGATGGGTTAGCTTGTGCAATAGGGGGTCTTGGAGAAGTCCAATGCTGCAGTCATCATGGATGAGGAAGTTGAAATGATACTACCCTCACTATCAATATCTACACAAGGACCAGAGAAACGCTTTGGCATTCCCATGTGTCTAGATCATAGTCATCAATGGCATGACAATGCTCAAGTCAACCTTCATTGTGGAGCCGTTTGCCATGGTGGTCCAGCTGTTAGGCAGGCCTGCTATGGTGTGTGACGACATTCAGTGCTCCTCCACATCCTTGAGCCTCACGCTGGGCGCCAATTGTCCAGGCCAGCgagatcttcagcagagaccctagaaggagGGATGGTGAAtaaaagggacaagagacacaaagaattgacagcaagacagtattctgatcaagctgaaattttttatttttcttaggcaggttttatagtaagcagaccaggaagctttctttgggaaaaaattAGGGGACtcttgagttgccaagcaacccaaccacaaaacattgttactaatggtcagtatagcagaaagacaaggaaaggttattttctaataactcaggacttgtccaggcatgtcaaaagtttctggttagtggctcaatgctggacaacagaaacttaactcaggcaggcaatatggcaagGCTTACAACTGTGCCTGGCACCGGCATTTACATGAGATCTGGGAAGGGGGTAGCTAGGCTCTCAGCTTAGGGCTCCTGAAGGCCCCATGGGCTCTCTTCTGCTCTTCCAAGCATGCAGCAATAGAGTGCCAAGGCCCAATAGGATAATGATAGCCAGGATAAGCCGGATGAAATTCTCTAAACTGCTACGTAACTGTTTAGGAGATTCTgtgaagaaaaaaaggcaaacttGAAAGTGTTTATATCAACAAATATCAATTTTTGGCTGTTTTTTATAAGACCACGACATTTTGGTCTCAGAAACAAATACATCTCTACATGAATTATAGAAAGACCCCTTCTGACAAATACACAGAAATGTAAGGAAAGCGAAGGAGGCCTTTTGGTTGGATGAGCTATGGCCAAATAGATATCAAAATGCTGCTACTGCATTTTCTACAATGTCAGACTCATACAAGGatcatttttctttgaaacaaagCACAAAAAGAGATGCATGATGAAGCTCTACCTAAATCATTACAGACTATATAGATATATGTTTTGTCTCCTGTGTGGAATTagtgtataaatatgtgtgtgtgtctgtctttgtctgtatgtatgtgtctctgtgtgtccatgtctgtgtgtgactgtgcttctgtttgtgtgtgtgtgtgtgtgtgtgtgtgtgtgtgtgtgtgtgtgtgtgtgtgtattacacatATTCATCAGATAAAgaagtaaagaagaaagagactGGGTAGGAATAGAAGACTGGTGGGAGTGAGAACAGAGGCAAAAGAGTAACAGAGGTGAACATGGTCACAGTACAGGATGTACCTGAAGAACATGTCATTGTAAACTCATCACTTTGTGCAATGGATAGAAACTTACAAAAATGTTTGATGTGAATTTTCTGTGGAATGAACGGATATAAAATATcaggtagaaagaagaaagataataaGAAGGCTGGGTGAAAGGCGAACTTGGGGTGACAGAGATGATGTAACAAAGAAGGAACAAGATTTGAAAAGTGTTTTCAGGACACAAATGAGAGTTTGATAATGAGCCACGTGAGAACTGAGGGCAAAAGAGGATCCCTGAAGAATTCTGGTTCAAAGGGGACAGATGCACTCTCTGTTGATACAAGGACTTATGTGAGGAGAATGCAAGGATGCTTTCCAATCTGGGGCTTTGTTGAACTATGTGCTAAATGTCTTCAAAGATAAATTTCAAATATCCCTTTGGATATATAGTTCTGAACATCGTAGAGGATTTCTCAGCTGCAGCAGTAAAATTAAAATCCATCATCAAATGTTGCATAGAAGTGGATGTCTAAGTATGAGCAGACCCCACCAACACTCCTGTATTCCAACAGCTCACATAAAAGCTCATCATGGGCCATCCTATTTTCTACTCTACACGGGAcgtcttcctcctgcctcctcatgtCCATCTTCCCATCTTTAACCCATGCACACTTGATGTTTTCTATCCCAAGTTTTCTATCTCAACTATGTCCCCAACTGGAACTTCCACGGCCCTGTGCCCTTTGTTCCCCACACCTGAAACATGTCCCAACTCTTAAAACCCCAAGACATCCCTAAGGACCagatgttctaagatataaagaaataagtcCCCTCCATCAAGAAATCTGGCACTGCTGTTTCTGAGTTCTCTTCTGTTAATGTTTCCTGCATTCTCCACTGGACTGATGGCTGTTCAGAGGGGGCACTATGATGACAAAGGCTGGTGAGACAGATAAGAGTAGTACTCGTCTCTCACCAAGGAAACTTCATGACACAACAGATGAAGACCATTACACATTGCATCACATATGGCAttacaaaacaacaaaccaaaatgcAGACATGTGAAAGTGGATGGAAGAAAAGCCCACGAGGCCTTGACCCTACATAAATAACTACAGGGAACTAGGAattctgagagtgagagaaatggtcttccccagggaggagaacaccagttggttatccaatgccaaatggtcagatctgtaaacacacaacaacattatacagactaaggagggtatattagaaatatatacatccatctacatatacataaatgcatgtatcaacaattaatgaaaaggaagccatgtatttgaaagagaacaagggggtacatgggagggtttagaggaagaaaaaggaggaatgaAATGACATATTATATCATAAtctaaaaggcaaaagaaaaaacagatgtTCTCTTGAAATCTAAAAAATCACCTTCAATGGAGAAACTAGCAGATATATTCCAATTGTTCTGTCCTGTTGGATAGTGATAAATTTGTCACACACACAATTCAGAAAGAAACATTGGAGGACAACAGTCAGCAATCACGTGGAACACCATCTTTCAGAAAGGTTCTCATTATGGATAGGTGAGGACTTCTAGTCCCCAGATGAATATTCTCGTATCTAccccaaaataatataattaacacATAATGTTCAGAGTCCATAATGCAAATGGAGCAATTCCAGTCAGAATAGCAGTGTGGTGtgcaacacacagcacacaggagacatgcAGTGGAATTGGCATATCTCACATGGCATCCCTTGAGGACTCTCTAAGCACAGAGATAAGGAACAAGAACCAGGCATACTTACCTGGGATTGAAAACTCAAGGGGGTCACTAGGCAGTGACCACAAGTAGGAATTGTGTTTGTAAGAGCCAAAGCATTTGTAGGTCCTCTGGTGCTCCAGGCTCACATGAGAGATGAGGAATGTGTTGTGGTCCTGCCGTGAGCAGTTCTGGGGAAAGGAAGCATTTCCATCTCTGCAGAGGATGAAGATATTAAAGGAACCGTGTATGTGGCAGTGGAGAGTTGCATTGATTTCTGAGAATCCCTGAGGTCCTGTATCAACAGTAAGCAAAGGCTTCTCCATGTAAACACCTGGAAGAAAAAGACTCTGATGTTAGTTGCTTCTGGTGACACATTCTTTAATATGAACACTTcataggcagaggtaggtggattgtTGTGAGTTTAAATTAACCTGCTCTATATCGAGgtttcaaggccagactgagttacatgatgagaccctgtctcaaaaaaaattacaaaaagaaccTTGTAttagttaggacttctgttgATGCAATGAacaaacatgaccaaaagcaagttggacaggaaagggcttatttggcttacacttcagcattactgttcatcactgatagaagtcgggacaggaacacaagcagggcaggatgctagaggcaggagctgatgcagaagccatggacagATGCTGCTAACTGACTTGCGTCCTctggcttgatcagcctgctttcttatagaacccaacaTCAGCCCGGTAATGGCACAACCCATCATGAGCTGGGCCCTACCCCATTGATCactacttgagaaaatgccttgcagctgtatctcatggaggcatttcttccactgagtctccttcctctctgatgaatCTAGCTTGTAACAATGGACACAAGTTGACCctaaactagccaggacaactCTGTTATTTAAAACATGATGAAAATAAGCCTACATTTCACAGAGTCtgaccagagagaagaaaagatgaagacaAAAGGAATCTCATCAATTGGCAATCTATAGGGACCACAAAACATGTTTGTATCATTTTCCATGAACCAGGACCATAGAGAGTGTCTATGTATATACAGAAGGCTGCTGTCAATTCCCATGAACTCCATCCTTTAGGAGATATAAGTACTGTTCTGAAAGGAACCTAGAACAAGGTCAGCATAGAGGGAGGGTCACAAATCAAAACGGAAGGGTCGGGGGATGAATCTTAGTTGGTCAAATTCTTGCCCGGGGCCTAAAATCATCACCATATGAATGGTGTCATTGTCCACCTCTATCATGACAGCACTAGGAGACTAGAAGCAGAGGGGTCATAAGTACAAGATTTGTTTGGATACACAGCAaggtcaaggccagactgggatacttgagaacctgtctctaaaaactgccaagaaaaatggaaattgaaaaggaaaggatgaaatgagagaagagaaagagagtagTGGGCGAGGGCAGGAGAggtgaagagagaaggggaggggggtaaaaaagagatgagaggagagggaagagatccATATATGGGAGTAGAGACACAGGGCAGGGCCTGGGATGGGGCAAATGTGATTCAGTGAGGTAGGCATCAGAGACTGAGTCTGAAGAACAGTGCGCTTGGGCAGttactcacctgtcaccaccagctccagttTGTCACTAATTTGTGGCAATTCGCCTAACTTGGAGTGTTCACAGTAATAAATCCCAGCATTTCTGTGTATCATATTCTGCAGACTGAATTCAAACACCTCCTGGGCTCCCTGTGGGGTACGATCAAACCACTTTGCATCTGGTACATAATGGATTAGACGCACTCTGATCACTCCTGGAGGGGTCCTGCAGAAGATGGTCACAGCACTGCCTGTGGAAATCACAGCTCCTGGAAATGCCCAGATGGAAGGCTGGGGTGATAGCCctggagagacacaggaaaagagaGCTAGTCAACTAAAGAAAGGAAAGCCAGGTTCCCAAGGAGCTGTAGAATAGCTCCAAAAACAAttactaaccaagaaaatgccccacagacatgcccacaggccaatatggtgggggcaattcctcagttgatgtttcttcttcccagaggactctagcttgtgccatgttgaaagaaaactaaccagcacacctcCAGAGAGAAGTCTCACATTTTCAGAATTGATCTTCAGACATAGTTCTGACATagtgactgtgtgtctgtgtgtctgtatgcgtgtgcatgtttgtatttgTATGAGTTGAAACTAAGAAGGGGATCATGAGAAAAATAGAACTCAAGATAGGTAGGAAATTGAAAGTGTAATGAGATGACGTAACAGGAAAGCAGCAATGGGGACTATCCTGGGGAAAAAAG
The nucleotide sequence above comes from Peromyscus maniculatus bairdii isolate BWxNUB_F1_BW_parent chromosome 1, HU_Pman_BW_mat_3.1, whole genome shotgun sequence. Encoded proteins:
- the LOC143268213 gene encoding leukocyte immunoglobulin-like receptor subfamily A member 5, coding for MSELCLKINSENVRLLSGGLSPQPSIWAFPGAVISTGSAVTIFCRTPPGVIRVRLIHYVPDAKWFDRTPQGAQEVFEFSLQNMIHRNAGIYYCEHSKLGELPQISDKLELVVTGVYMEKPLLTVDTGPQGFSEINATLHCHIHGSFNIFILCRDGNASFPQNCSRQDHNTFLISHVSLEHQRTYKCFGSYKHNSYLWSLPSDPLEFSIPESPKQLRSSLENFIRLILAIIILLGLGTLLLHAWKSRREPMGPSGALS